A single genomic interval of Pan paniscus chromosome 18, NHGRI_mPanPan1-v2.0_pri, whole genome shotgun sequence harbors:
- the LOC134729411 gene encoding nuclear pore complex-interacting protein family member A9-like, whose product MDMVDPRMYSREPGGPTTVDRKKRVSSFLGIKIVLEAIFTLWRQVKTKVPAKIHKMKVITKVNHHDKINGKRKTTKEHLRKLRTKGREHAEKERQLSEAEENGKLDMKEIQTYKELFERVQALRRRAEDYYKCKIPSSARKPLCNWVRMAAAEYRHSSGLPHRPYLTAETLKTRMCRQPPPPPQQRSIKDNSLSLKTPPECPLPPLPPSADYNLKTPPECLITPLPP is encoded by the exons ATGGACATGGTGGATCCACGGATGTACAGCAGAGAGCCAGGAGGTCCAACCACCGTAGACAGGAAG aaaagagtttcttcctttctagGAATTAAAATTGTCCTGGAAGCCATCTTTACTTTATGGAGACAGGTGAAAACCAAAGTTCCAGCTAAAATCCATAAGATGAAGGTGATAACAAAAGTCAACCATCAtgacaaaatcaatggaaagaggaagaccACCAAAGaaca TCTGAGGAAACTACGTACGAAAGGACGTGAGCATGCAGAAAAGGAGAGGCAGCtatcagaggcagaggaaaatgggaaattggatatgaaagaaatacaaaccTACAA GGAACTGTTTGAACGTGTGCAAGCGTTGCGGCGGCGGGCAGAGGACTACTACAAATGCAAA ATCCCCTCTTCTGCAAGAAAGCCTCTTTGCAACTGG GTCAGAATGGCGGCAGCGGAGTATCGTCATTCTTCAGGATTGCCCCACCGGCCCTACCTCacagctgaaactttaaaaaccaGGATGTGCCGccagccacctcctccacctcaaCAACGTTCTATAAAGGataactccctgagcctcaagacACCTCCCGAGTGTCCGCtccctccccttccaccctcagcGGATTATAATCTCAAGACACCTCCCGAGTGTCTCATAACTCCGCTTCCACCCTGA